A genomic segment from Halomonas sp. GD1P12 encodes:
- a CDS encoding phosphatase PAP2 family protein, protein MKYQKRMGHMGRQAFSLLSRLGRHELALLLCLAIISGGIWGFVALAGEVIEGDTQSFDERLLLALRNPADLNDPIGPGWVEEMGRDFTALGGVGVLVMLTLGALGYLLLAKHFRAALFALVAVPGGILLSTVMKLGFDRPRPDLVPHEAMVYTASFPSGHSMMSAVTYLTLAALLIRIQPALRLKAYLLILAILLTLLVGASRVYLGVHWPTDVLAGWTAGACWAAICWGVMHWMQGRGQIEKEESEASSE, encoded by the coding sequence ATGAAGTATCAAAAACGGATGGGCCACATGGGGCGTCAGGCTTTTTCCCTGCTGTCGCGGCTTGGCCGCCACGAACTGGCCCTGCTGCTGTGCCTGGCGATCATTTCCGGCGGCATTTGGGGCTTCGTCGCGCTGGCGGGTGAAGTCATCGAGGGCGACACCCAGAGCTTCGACGAGCGCCTGCTGCTCGCCCTTCGCAACCCCGCCGACCTGAACGACCCGATCGGCCCGGGCTGGGTCGAGGAGATGGGCCGGGACTTCACCGCGCTCGGCGGCGTGGGCGTGCTGGTAATGCTCACGCTGGGGGCGCTTGGGTATCTGCTACTCGCCAAACACTTTCGCGCCGCACTCTTCGCGCTGGTGGCGGTGCCCGGCGGCATTTTGCTCAGCACCGTGATGAAGCTGGGTTTTGATCGCCCCCGCCCGGATCTTGTGCCCCACGAAGCCATGGTCTACACCGCGAGCTTTCCCAGCGGCCACTCCATGATGTCCGCCGTGACGTATCTCACGCTGGCCGCCCTCCTCATCCGCATCCAGCCCGCGCTGCGCCTGAAAGCGTACCTGTTGATACTGGCGATACTGCTGACCCTGCTGGTGGGCGCAAGCCGCGTTTATCTCGGCGTTCACTGGCCGACCGACGTGCTCGCCGGCTGGACCGCCGGCGCGTGCTGGGCCGCGATTTGCTGGGGCGTGATGCACTGGATGCAGGGCCGCGGGCAGATTGAGAAGGAAGAGAGTGAGGCGAGCAGCGAATAG
- the recD gene encoding exodeoxyribonuclease V subunit alpha produces MSRKDTQTFDLFDAPDEPATHEPSAPAAPHAALFDPQALLDLLERWVARGWLRDLDRALARFLLTEAPDAPALLLLAAALASHQLGRGHVCLELAATLDAPDFALSLPPEGDDLIEPPLLPSALLETLTLAQWQAALDHPLLVSYGPGNTPLVASATRLYLRRFWQYEQTLHAEIATRLTANEDVFEQANTGRSPVHWAMDDASHPDHATATNLLSRALNTLFTNTQTLDWQKTACALAARRRFAVITGGPGTGKTTTVVRLLALLQTLRLSHAPAEPLRIRLAAPTGKAAARLNESIAGQVSGLPTASLEALLGEHFDGALDGAIPTEVTTLHRLLGARPDTRHFRHGPHNPLALDVLVIDEASMVDIEMMTAVLSALPANAQLVLLGDKDQLASVEAGAVLGELCRRAEAAHYTRATAAWLEAATGQPIPEAFIDEQGQPLDQTITMLRVSHRFNEQSGIGQLAQAINQPGDAMSERDKQQAVNQLLRQGYPDVQHRVLGGASEGDAALDALVIDGSPAGFAQNGEGRTDHKGNPVAPPTGYRHYLSVLKAQRPEGASFEADPGAFDAWAGQVLTAYGRFQLLCALRKGPWGVEGLNPRIAHTLRRNGWLSANDVTLEKGWYEGRPVLVTQNDYALKLMNGDIGITLAVPAPRAPGQSLLRVAFPTSDPAHPIRWVLPSRLHSVETVFAMTVHKSQGSEFVHTALLLPATINPILTRELVYTGITRAREWLTVVEAKRGILNEAVVREVMRA; encoded by the coding sequence ATGAGCCGCAAGGACACGCAGACCTTCGATCTTTTCGATGCGCCGGATGAGCCCGCCACGCATGAGCCAAGCGCCCCAGCCGCACCGCACGCCGCGCTTTTTGACCCTCAGGCGCTGCTCGATCTGCTCGAGCGCTGGGTGGCGCGGGGCTGGCTGCGCGACCTGGACCGGGCGCTGGCGCGCTTTCTGCTGACGGAAGCCCCGGACGCCCCGGCGCTGTTGCTGCTGGCGGCGGCGCTTGCCAGCCACCAGCTCGGCCGTGGGCACGTGTGCCTGGAGTTGGCCGCCACGCTGGACGCGCCGGATTTCGCGCTGTCGCTGCCGCCGGAAGGCGACGACCTGATCGAGCCGCCGCTGCTGCCAAGCGCGCTGCTCGAAACGCTAACGCTTGCCCAGTGGCAGGCCGCGCTCGATCACCCGCTGCTGGTAAGCTACGGCCCTGGCAACACGCCACTGGTCGCCAGCGCCACGCGCCTTTATCTGCGCCGTTTTTGGCAGTACGAGCAGACCCTGCACGCGGAAATCGCCACCCGCCTCACCGCAAACGAAGATGTATTTGAGCAGGCTAATACGGGTAGGAGCCCAGTTCACTGGGCGATGGATGACGCCAGTCATCCCGATCACGCCACAGCAACTAACCTTCTTTCCCGGGCCCTAAACACCCTCTTCACTAATACCCAAACCCTGGACTGGCAAAAAACCGCCTGTGCGCTGGCCGCACGGCGCCGCTTCGCCGTGATTACCGGCGGCCCCGGCACGGGCAAGACCACCACCGTGGTGCGCCTGCTCGCGCTGCTGCAAACCCTGCGGTTGTCCCACGCCCCGGCGGAGCCGCTACGCATCCGCCTGGCCGCCCCCACCGGCAAGGCCGCCGCGCGGCTCAATGAGTCCATCGCCGGCCAGGTCAGCGGCTTGCCCACCGCCTCGCTCGAGGCGCTGCTGGGCGAGCACTTTGATGGCGCGCTAGACGGCGCCATCCCTACCGAGGTCACCACCCTTCACCGGCTACTGGGTGCGCGCCCCGACACCCGCCACTTCCGCCACGGCCCGCACAACCCGCTCGCACTCGACGTGCTGGTAATCGACGAAGCCTCGATGGTGGATATCGAAATGATGACCGCCGTGCTCAGCGCCCTGCCCGCAAACGCCCAGCTGGTGCTGCTGGGCGACAAGGATCAGCTCGCCTCGGTCGAGGCCGGCGCGGTGCTCGGCGAGCTGTGCCGCCGCGCCGAGGCCGCCCACTACACCAGGGCGACCGCCGCCTGGCTCGAAGCCGCCACCGGCCAGCCGATACCGGAGGCCTTCATCGACGAGCAGGGCCAACCGCTGGACCAGACGATCACCATGCTGCGGGTCAGCCACCGCTTCAATGAGCAAAGCGGCATCGGCCAGCTCGCCCAGGCGATCAACCAGCCCGGCGACGCCATGAGCGAGCGTGACAAACAGCAGGCGGTGAACCAGCTACTGCGCCAGGGCTACCCGGATGTACAGCACCGCGTGCTGGGCGGCGCGAGCGAAGGCGATGCCGCGCTTGACGCGCTGGTGATCGACGGCAGCCCCGCGGGCTTTGCGCAAAATGGCGAAGGCCGCACCGATCACAAGGGTAACCCCGTGGCCCCGCCCACCGGCTACCGCCACTATTTGAGCGTGCTCAAGGCCCAGCGCCCCGAAGGCGCCTCCTTCGAGGCGGACCCGGGCGCATTCGACGCCTGGGCCGGCCAGGTGCTGACCGCTTACGGGCGCTTTCAGCTTCTGTGCGCGCTGCGCAAGGGCCCCTGGGGCGTGGAAGGGTTGAATCCGCGCATCGCTCATACTCTTCGCCGCAACGGGTGGCTAAGTGCCAACGACGTGACGCTGGAGAAAGGCTGGTACGAGGGCCGCCCGGTGCTGGTCACCCAGAACGACTATGCGCTAAAACTGATGAACGGCGACATCGGCATCACGCTGGCCGTGCCCGCCCCGCGCGCGCCCGGCCAGTCGCTGCTACGCGTTGCGTTTCCAACGAGCGACCCGGCCCACCCCATCCGCTGGGTGCTGCCCTCGCGCCTGCACTCGGTGGAAACCGTGTTCGCGATGACGGTACACAAATCCCAGGGCTCGGAGTTCGTCCACACGGCACTCCTGCTGCCCGCCACGATCAACCCGATTCTAACGCGCGAACTCGTCTATACCGGCATCACCCGCGCCCGCGAGTGGCTGACCGTGGTGGAAGCCAAGCGCGGCATTTTGAATGAGGCGGTGGTGCGGGAAGTCATGCGGGCTTGA
- a CDS encoding biosynthetic peptidoglycan transglycosylase, whose product MIEEDYKNGWRQHFPTYHFEDRDIALEEYKVAAKNLESEERVFLNASNVSLVSSAALGSLLVGSSDRLASVFEGIIPPYIISIILLLIISGFSFVTLKYFSDRQRSIVFSGRKVIVLRRMLGLSYGRIQLLLPNWRVEGADQPLAVRLFPGWFTYVAYPFWIVSIISTSVVFFLIANLVKQNQNVFNQISTGAFIACCAIIWFVATMLVYRTSLLDVHETSRLIFYRLLAKAIGLPLVENIEYIIYRAKLSFYETERLGIKTKRIKDFLIHIEDRRFYNHNGINYKSILRSILGLVKIKPRSGGSTIVQQVIRTLFISDLQKTYRRKFIELSLAPWLTNVFSKNIILDIYISAVRFEKGCFGIVEAMEYFWCKVEKNPTNAQAFFLIERVSNVRSQLLVLKIIETAKSAKNKGLMKKEDLNDLVILYEQAVINNKIVASSDKLKLLRDSLGA is encoded by the coding sequence TTGATAGAGGAAGATTATAAAAATGGTTGGCGACAGCACTTTCCGACTTACCACTTCGAAGATCGCGATATTGCCCTAGAGGAATATAAAGTAGCAGCTAAAAATTTAGAGTCGGAAGAACGTGTTTTTCTTAATGCCTCGAATGTGTCTCTCGTTTCTTCAGCAGCATTGGGCTCGCTGCTAGTCGGTTCATCAGACCGACTAGCGTCAGTTTTTGAGGGTATAATACCACCTTATATTATCTCCATTATATTATTATTAATAATATCAGGGTTTTCGTTTGTCACACTCAAGTATTTTTCTGATCGGCAAAGATCCATAGTTTTCTCAGGTCGAAAAGTCATTGTTTTAAGAAGAATGCTTGGTCTCAGTTACGGTAGGATACAACTACTATTGCCTAATTGGAGAGTTGAGGGCGCTGACCAACCATTAGCCGTCCGTCTGTTTCCAGGATGGTTTACTTATGTTGCTTACCCGTTTTGGATTGTCTCAATTATATCCACCTCGGTAGTGTTTTTTTTGATCGCTAACCTGGTTAAACAAAACCAAAATGTTTTTAACCAAATTTCTACCGGCGCATTTATAGCTTGCTGCGCTATCATTTGGTTTGTCGCTACAATGCTAGTTTATAGAACTTCTTTGTTAGATGTGCATGAAACGTCTAGATTAATTTTTTATAGGCTCTTGGCTAAGGCCATTGGTTTACCTCTCGTAGAAAATATTGAATATATAATTTATCGAGCAAAGCTTTCTTTCTATGAAACGGAAAGACTAGGAATAAAAACTAAGAGGATTAAAGATTTTCTTATTCATATTGAGGATAGAAGGTTCTATAATCATAACGGAATTAATTATAAGTCAATTTTACGAAGCATTCTCGGTCTAGTCAAAATAAAACCGAGGTCCGGAGGCTCAACTATCGTGCAGCAGGTAATAAGGACACTGTTTATTTCAGATTTGCAAAAAACCTATCGAAGAAAGTTTATAGAGCTTTCTTTGGCACCATGGTTAACGAATGTTTTTTCTAAGAATATTATCTTGGATATATATATTTCTGCTGTTCGATTTGAAAAAGGCTGCTTCGGTATCGTAGAGGCGATGGAATACTTCTGGTGTAAAGTAGAGAAAAACCCCACGAATGCTCAAGCATTTTTTCTTATCGAAAGGGTTAGTAACGTACGATCACAACTATTAGTGCTTAAGATTATAGAAACCGCCAAGTCCGCCAAAAATAAAGGGTTGATGAAAAAAGAAGATTTAAACGACTTAGTTATTTTATATGAGCAAGCGGTAATAAACAATAAGATTGTAGCATCAAGCGATAAGTTAAAGCTATTGCGAGACTCACTTGGAGCTTGA
- a CDS encoding DUF1993 family protein — protein sequence MSLTQLLVPTYTQMLGALSNWLKKAQSQLPDDEAQALLSARLAPDMFPLSTQVRFACVQAQEAVHRLQGEALPASIKEMLDEGRNAGESPGTFAEAQARIEETLALLSGLAFDALDAQADKPLVHELPNGMILDLTAEQYARDWTLGQFYFHIMTAYSILRSEKVELGKADYVAHLFPYIRPETLPKG from the coding sequence ATGTCACTAACGCAGCTGCTGGTACCCACTTACACCCAAATGCTGGGCGCGCTTTCCAACTGGTTAAAGAAGGCCCAAAGCCAGCTGCCGGATGACGAGGCACAAGCGCTGCTCTCCGCGCGGCTTGCGCCGGATATGTTCCCACTGTCGACGCAGGTGCGGTTTGCTTGCGTGCAGGCGCAAGAGGCCGTTCACCGGTTGCAGGGTGAGGCGCTACCGGCTTCTATCAAGGAAATGCTCGACGAGGGACGAAATGCCGGTGAGAGCCCTGGAACGTTTGCAGAGGCGCAGGCGCGTATTGAGGAAACCCTCGCCTTGCTCAGCGGCCTGGCTTTTGATGCGCTGGATGCCCAGGCGGATAAGCCGTTAGTGCACGAGCTGCCCAACGGTATGATTCTCGATTTAACCGCCGAGCAGTATGCCCGTGATTGGACGCTGGGGCAGTTCTACTTCCACATCATGACCGCCTATTCCATCTTGCGCAGCGAGAAGGTCGAGCTTGGGAAGGCCGATTATGTCGCGCACCTGTTTCCCTATATTCGCCCTGAAACGCTGCCCAAAGGCTAA
- a CDS encoding phosphatase PAP2 family protein, which yields MKLGFGRPRPDLVPHEAMVYTANFPSGHSMMSGVTYLTLAALLILAILLALLVGASRVYLGVHWPTNILAGWTAGANWAAICWGVMHWMQGRGQIEKEAREASNE from the coding sequence ATGAAGTTGGGCTTTGGACGCCCCCGCCCGGATCTGGTGCCCCACGAAGCCATGGTCTACACCGCGAACTTTCCCAGCGGCCACTCCATGATGTCCGGCGTGACGTATCTTACGCTGGCTGCCCTGCTTATCTTGGCGATACTGCTGGCGCTGCTGGTGGGCGCAAGCCGCGTTTATCTGGGCGTTCACTGGCCGACCAACATACTCGCCGGCTGGACTGCCGGTGCGAACTGGGCGGCGATCTGCTGGGGCGTGATGCACTGGATGCAGGGGCGTGGGCAGATTGAGAAGGAAGCGCGTGAGGCGAGCAACGAATAA